The Lactuca sativa cultivar Salinas chromosome 2, Lsat_Salinas_v11, whole genome shotgun sequence genome includes a window with the following:
- the LOC111888855 gene encoding uncharacterized protein LOC111888855 isoform X2: protein MDISTSNMEPEPSKASLNLLHIHFVSSTDSPEFARLNWALTHSSIIGLDAEWKPVRAHQPTFPTVLLLQIACRLNSDESTQEHDKSIVFLVDLSEILLPSIYELLRDVFVSPDILKLGFRFKQDLVYLSSTFRSQGCDSGFDRVEPFLDIATIYSHLYQKQTRRKTKGTKSLSFICEELLGISLSKELQCSDWSVRPLTEDQRTYAAIDALCLIEIFDFFQQRVVKEGALGNLSEVSSSSLNLGLKQILREPTSSTIILSTRFCEAVEMVRATATIIEYPQRVDGIGEVGVSFRKSMDYMVLQIVREYGDKIVLTESDGKPKTSKRKGKRKSSTTGFKCKEQRVYDTDEWHWQGPAPWDVLVGGDGSPKFLCDVMVEGLAKHLRCVGIDAAVPHSRKPESRELIDQAIKEKRVVLTRDAKLLRHEYLLRNQIYRVKSLLKNDQLIELKCGCFAGD, encoded by the exons atggacATCAGCACTTCAAACATGGAACCGGAACCCTCCAAGGCCAGTCTTAACCTTCTTCACATCCACTTCGTCTCGTCAACCGACTCTCCCGAGTTCGCTCGTTTGAACTGGGCACTGACTCATTCCTCTATCATCGGACTCGACGCCGAATGGAAGCCTGTCCGAGCGCACCAACCCACCTTCCCCACCGTTTTGCTTCTCCAAATCGCTTGTCGACTCAATTCCGACGAGTCAACTCAGGAGCACGACAAGTCGATAGTCTTCCTAGTAGACCTATCGGAGATCCTTTTGCCTTCGATCTACGAGCTGCTAAGAGACGTATTCGTATCTCCGGATATTTTAAAGCTAGGGTTTCGATTTAAACAAGACCTGGTTTACTTGTCATCTACTTTTCGTTCTCAGGGATGTGATTCTGGCTTTGATAGG GTGGAGCCATTTTTGGATATTGCAACCATATACAGTCATCTATATCAGAAGCAAACGAGAAGAAAGACCAAGGGTACCAAGAGCCTATCATTCATATGTGAGGAACTTCTGGGCATATCTCTTTCAAAG GAACTTCAATGCAGTGATTGGTCAGTTCGTCCTCTTACAGAAGACCAAAGGACTTACGCTGCTATAGATGCTCTTTGTTTGATTGAGATTTTCGATTTCTTTCAGCAGAGAGTTGTCAAAGAAG GGGCCTTGGGAAATCTGAGTGAAGTCAGTAGTTCAAGTTTAAATCTGGGGTTAAAGCAGATTCTGAGGGAACCTACCAGTTCCACAATAATATTGAGTACCAGATTTTGTGAGGCTGTGGAGATGGTGAGAGCCACAGCTACGATAATTGAATACCCTCAAAGAGTAGATGGTATTGGTGAAGTGGGAGTAAGTTTTAGGAAATCAATGGATTACATGGTGTTGCAGATTGTAAGAGAATATGGTGATAAAATAGTTTTGACAGAATCAGATGGCAAGCCGAAAACatcaaaaagaaaaggaaaaaggaaATCCTCGACTACTGGTTTTAAATGTAAAGAACAGCGAGTATATGACACTGATGAATGGCATTGGCAGGGCCCAGCACCATGGGACGTTTTGGTGGGGGGTGATGGAAGCCCAAAGTTTCTGTGTGATGTCATG gtGGAGGGGTTGGCGAAACATCTAAGGTGTGTTGGAATTGATGCTGCTGTTCCCCATTCTAGAAAGCCAGAAAGCAG GGAGTTGATAGATCAAGCTATAAAAGAGAAGAGAGTTGTTCTGACAAGGGATGCGAAGCTGTTGAGACATGAGTAT
- the LOC111888862 gene encoding uncharacterized protein LOC111888862, protein MDNLPADLCMKIFCLLDHKDLVTAQQVCRKWKVFGLENDLWCNLFKERWGIERAIFYAPTDESKSWKDVYAVQDRCDRVGLGLKIIREGDDYFLIHQGEIQRHLGSRNLQDDASASTSSDATRYTEDEFMGRHDRQMGILDRILFFIGDLETASAPAKRGRFL, encoded by the exons ATGGATAATCTACCTGCGGATCTCTGTATGAAAATCTTCTGTTTATTGGATCATAAGGACCTCGTAACAGCCCAGCAAG TGTGCAGGAAGTGGAAGGTGTTTGGTTTGGAAAATGATCTTTGGTGCAACCTATTTAAAGAAAGATGGGGAATAGAGAGAGCCATATTTTATGCACCCACTGATGAATCAAAGTCATGGAAAGATGTATATGCAGTTCAAGATCGGTGTGATCGTGTTGGATT GGGGCTGAAGATCATAAGGGAAGGAGATGACTATTTCCTGATCCACCAAGGAGAAATTCAAAGACATTTGGGTTCAAGAAATCTGCAAGATGATGCTTCTGCTTCAACAAGCTCAGATGCAACCAGGTACACAGAAGATGAGTTTATGGGCAGACATGATCGCCAGATGGGGATTCTTGACAGAATCTTGTTCTTCATTGGAGACCTGGAAACTGCTTCAGCACCTGCAAAACGTGGTCGTTTCTTGTAA
- the LOC111888828 gene encoding uncharacterized protein LOC111888828: MEVFYYMVFGGLGLIVAALELSKNNKDRISTSQSFTSFKNNYLLVYSLMMAGDWLQGPYVYYLYTTYGYGKGDIGQLFIAGFGSSMLFGTIVGSLADKQGRKRACVTYCITYILSCMTKHSPQYKVLLLGRILGGVATSLLFSSFESWLVAEHNKRGFEQQWLSLTFSKAIFLGNGLVAIISGLFGNFLVDSVSLGPVAPFDAAACFLAIGMAIILSSWGENYGDPSDNKDLLSQFKAAAVAIASDEKIALLGAIQSLFEGSMYTFVFLWTPALSPNDEEIPHGFIFATFMLASMLGSSFAARLMARSSPRVESYMQIVFLVSAASLLLPILTNFFVIAPPPSEVKGGGISLGCSIQLLGFCVFESCVGIFWPSIMKMRSQYIPEEARSTIMNFFRIPLNIFVCIVLYNVNAFPITIMFGMCSIFLFVASVLQRRLLVITDKPKSEDWTSLKERDVETEPLNDD; this comes from the exons atggaGGTGTTCTATTACATGGTGTTTGGGGGTTTAGGATTGATTGTGGCAGCTTTGGAGTTGAGTAAGAACAACAAAGATCGAATTAGCACTTCTCAGTCATTTACTTCCTTCAAGAACAATTATCTTCTTGTCTACTCTCTCATGATGG CTGGAGACTGGTTGCAGGGTCCTTATGTGTATTACCTTTACACAACATACGGGTATGGGAAAGGAGATATCGGGCAGCTATTTATTGCTGGGTTTGGATCTTCCATGCTGTTTGGCACAATCGTCGGATCTCTAGCTGATAAACA GGGTAGAAAGAGGGCATGTGTGACATACTGCATTACTTACATACTGAGCTGCATGACCAAGCATTCTCCTCAATACAAGGTTTTGCTGTTGGGTCGTATCTTGGGTGGTGTTGCTACTTCTCTCCTGTTTTCTTCGTTTGAATCGTGGCTCGTTGCTGAACACAACAAg AGAGGGTTTGAGCAACAATGGCTGTCTTTAACTTTCTCCAAGGCCATATTCCTGGGGAACGGTCTGGTTGCAATCATCTCAGGGCTGTTTGGTAACTTTCTAGTGGACAGTGTAAGTCTAGGGCCTGTAGCACCCTTTGATGCTGCAGCATGCTTTCTTGCAATCGGGATGGCCATTATATTATCCTCATGGGGTGAGAACTATGGAGATCCTTCTGACAACAAAGACCTGCTTTCCCAGTTCAAGGCGGCTGCTGTAGCTATTGCTTCAg ATGAGAAGATTGCACTGCTAGGAGCCATACAGTCTCTGTTTGAAGGGTCCATGTACACGTTTGTATTCCTGTGGACTCCTGCTTTGAGTCCAAATGATGAGGAGATTCCACATGGTTTTATTTTTGCGACATTCATGTTGGCATCCATGTTAGGAAGCTCGTTTGCAGCTAGACTCATGGCCCGTTCCTCACCTAGAGTCGAAAGCTACATGCAGATTGTCTTTTTGGTTTCTGCAGCATCCCTTTTGCTTCCTATACTCACAAAC TTCTTCGTAATAGCTCCTCCTCCTTCTGAGGTGAAGGGTGGAGGGATCTCATTGGGTTGCAGTATTCAACTTCTTGGGTTTTGTGTCTTTGAGTCTTGCGTTGGAATCTTTTGGCCGTCAATCATGAAAATGAGGTCACAATACATTCCTGAGGAGGCCAGAAGCACTATTATGAACTTCTTTCGCATACCCCTCAATATATTCGTTTGCATCGTGCTCTACAAT GTAAATGCATTCCCCATTACGATCATGTTtggaatgtgctccatcttcctttTTGTGGCTTCTGTTTTGCAGAGGCGATTACTGGTCATAACCGATAAGCCAA agTCGGAAGATTGGACATCATTGAAAGAGAGAGATGTTGAGACTGAGCCATTAAATGATGATTAG